From Solea senegalensis isolate Sse05_10M linkage group LG7, IFAPA_SoseM_1, whole genome shotgun sequence, a single genomic window includes:
- the cstf3 gene encoding cleavage stimulation factor subunit 3, whose protein sequence is MSTEGAADQAAAEYIPEKVKKAEKKLEENPYDLDAWSILIREAQNQPIDKARKTYERLVTQFPSSGRFWKLFIEAEIKAKNYDKVEKLFQRCLMKVLHIDLWKCYLSYVRETKGKLPSYKEKMAQAYDFALDKIGMEIMSYQIWVDYVNFLKGVEAVGSYAENQRITAVRRVYQRGCVNPMINIEQLWRDYSKYEEGINVHLAKKMIEDRSRDYMNARRVAKEYETVMKGLDRNAPSVPPQNSPQEAQQVEMWKKYIQWEKSNPLRTEDQTLITKRVMFAYEQCLLVLGHHPDVWYEAAQYLEQSSKLLAEKGDMNNSKLFSDEAANIYERAIGTLLKKNMLLYFSFADYEESRMKYEKVHSIYNKLLAIEDIDPTLVYIQYMKFARRAEGIKSGRTIFKKAREDLRTRHHVYVTAALMEYYCSKDKSVAFKIFELGLKKYGDIPEYILAYIDYLSHLNEDNNTRVLFERVLTSGSLSPEKSGEIWARFLAFESNIGDLASILKVERRRFAAFKDEYEGKETALLVDRYKFMDLYPCSSSELKALGYKDVSRSKLAALLPETVVTPSAPALKDEADRKPEYPKPDTNQMIPFQPRHLAPPGLHPVPGGVFPVPPAAVILMKLLPPPTCFTGPFVQVDELMESFRRCTLPETVDAAVELITGKLPEAAGEGNGATENHAVAKTVKRSNADSDEEDDKGAVAPPIHDIYRARQQKRIRLT, encoded by the exons ATGTCCACCGAGGGAGCAGCCGACCAG gcagcagcagaataCATCCCCGAGAAGGTGAAGAAGGCAGAGAAGAAGTTGGAAGAAAACCCATATGACCTTGACGCGTGGAGCATTCTGATTCGAGAAGCACAG AACCAACCCATAGATAAAGCAAGGAAGACATATGAGCGACTTGTCACGCAGTTCCCAAGTTCTGGCAGATTCTGGAAACTATTCATTGAAGCTGAg ATCAAGGCAAAAAACTATGACAAGGTAGAAAAG TTGTTTCAGAGATGCCTAATGAAAGTGTTGCACATTGACCTGTGGAAATGCTACCTCTCATACGTTCGAGAGACCAAAGGGAAGCTGCCCAGCTACAA AGAGAAGATGGCTCAGGCGTACGActttgctttggataaaattGGCATGGAAATAATGTCTTACCAG ATTTGGGTGGACTATGTCAACTTCCTCAAAGGAGT tgaagCTGTGGGCTCATACGCAGAGAACCAGCGGATCACCGCAGTACGGAGGGTTTACCAGAGAGGCTGCGTCAACCCCATGATCAATATCGAGCAGCTCTGGAGAGATTATAGCAAATACGAGGAG GGGATCAACGTGCACTTGGCCAAAAAGATGATTGAGGATCGAAGCAGGGACTACATGAACGCCAGGAGAGTCGCTAAA GAGTACGAAACTGTGATGAAGGGGTTGGACAGGAACGCACCGTCGGTACCGCCTCAGAACTCGCCACAGGAAGCCCAGCAAGTGGAAATGTGGAAGAAGTACATCCAGTGGGAAAAGAGCAACCCGCTGCGCACAGAAGACCAAACTCTCATCACAAAGAGAG TGATGTTCGCCTACGAGCAGTGCCTGCTGGTTCTCGGTCACCATCCCGACGTATGGTACGAGGCCGCACAGTACCTGGAGCAGTCCAGCAAACTATTGGCAGAGAAAGGA GATATGAATAATTCCAAGCTGTTCAGCGACGAGGCGGCCAACATCTACGAGCGTGCCATCGGGACACTCCTGAAGAAGAATATGCTTCTGTACTTTTCATTCGCGGACTATGAGGAA AGTCGCATGAAATATGAGAAGGTCCACAGCATCTATAATAAGCTGTTGGCCATCGAGGACATTGACCCCACGCTGGTCTACATCCAGTACATGAAGTTCGCGAGGAGGGCGGAGGGCATCAAGTCGGGTCGTACCATCTTCAAGAAGGCCCGTGAGGACCTGCGCACGCGTCACCATGTGTACGTGACAGCGGCGCTGATGGAGTACTACTGCAGCAAG gATAAATCTGTGGCCTTCAAGATCTTTGAGCTGGGTTTGAAGAAATACGGTGACATTCCAGAGTACATACTGGCTTACATTGATTACCTCTCTCACCTTAATg AGGACAACAACACCAGGGTTCTGTTTGAACGTGTCCTCACCTCAGGAAGCTTGTCACCGGAAAAATCAGG TGAGATCTGGGCTCGCTTTCTGGCCTTCGAGAGCAACATTGGAGATCTGGCTAGTATCCTGAAAGTGGAGCGCAGGCGTTTTGCTGCCTTTAAGGACGAGTACGAAGGCAAGGAGACGGCCTTGCTTGTAGATAGGTACAAGTTTATGGACCTATATCCGTGCTCGAGCAGTGAACTCAAGGCCCTGGGATACAAG gaTGTGTCTCGTTCCAAACTGGCAGCTCTGCTccccgagactgtggtgacgcCTTCTGCACCTGCACTGAAGGATGAAGCTGACCGGAAACCCGAGTACCCCAAACCCGACACCAATCAGATGATCCCCTTCCAACCACGTCACCTTGCCC CTCCAGGTCTACACCCTGTCCCTGGTGGAGTTTTCCCCGTTCCCCCAGCTGCTGTCATTCTCATGaagctcctccctcctcctacGTGCTTTACT GGTCCCTTTGTTCAAGTGGATGAGCTCATGGAATCCTTTAGGAGATGCACACTTCCTGAGA CCGTTGACGCCGCCGTAGAGCTGATCACTGGCAAACTGCCGGAAGCAGCAGGCGAGGGCAACGGAGCCACGGAGAACCACGCTGTTGCCAAGACAGTCAAGAGGTCAAACGCAGACTCCGACGAGGAGGACGACAAAGGAGCCGTCGCTCCGCCCATACACGACATCTACCGCGCGCGCCAACAGAAGAGGATCCGGTTAACGTAA
- the depdc7a gene encoding DEP domain-containing protein 7: MAGKPFRATYIWSSIISNLHTHVEVKRRRHNLKSYQDCFLGSEAVDVVLAHITLNRFFGDDAVPRYKAARLCQALMDSRVFEPVGVKVFGKEKKRATFEDSSCSLYRFLSPTTDSSSSLADTNSQSTNTIESGYDSPSMNRNKNSYSPSHERKEALSYSTHSSVKNSLDDVLGNLNLSSSITPQMNNLGLFRELVDEVWHQQAVFRLLQLIELPLLENLLEGKDTSRPPLHGMDSDPDLLYTSSYLDREVLKAFSEAQADEWLSRAVDCLELLPDELVVEVSRGLAACTNDLVQCKRLLYEVLAQHYRHTQQPPLLSNHVFDIHSGISELLVNGHREQALEALQLSLKLQDSRSREELRRLLRFMATAAKVQEVKLHKEIENRMAVKRSFSSAIVYSRRLSKGKVDLMVLFMVDNHCDLFKIPVSLHKLVSDRIINITKGKDPDMMTGSTYCTRLSAKVYSENAEKTTKEELRSLLRTVYENPTLSIREKRRLLGQFYKGHPEIFVQYFGNRLSTINMLLQ, from the exons ATGGCTGGGAAGCCTTTCCGGGCCACCTACATCTGGAGCAGCATCATTTCTAATCTCCATACTCATGTCGAGGTCAAACGCAGGCGCCACAACCTCAAGTCCTACCAGGACTGCTTCCTGGGCTCCGAGGCCGTGGACGTGGTGTTGGCACACATCACACTGAACCGCTTCTTTGGCGACGATGCGGTGCCTCGCTACAAGGCCGCTCGCCTCTGTCAGGCCCTGATGGACTCGAGGGTGTTTGAGCCAGTGGGCGTTAAAGTCTTTGGGAAGGAAAAGAAGCGAGCGACATTTGAGGACAGTAGCTGCAGTTTGTACCGGTTCCTGAGCCCAACCACCGACTCGTCGTCGTCACTGGCCGACACCAATTCCCAATCCACTAACACCATTGAAAGCGGCTATGACTCACCGAGCATGAACAGGAACAAGAACAGTTACAGTCCGTCACATGAAAG AAAAGAGGCGCTGAGCTACTCCACCCACTCCTCGGTGAAAAACTCACTGGACGACGTGCTGGGAAACCTCAACCTGAGCTCATCCATCACTCCTCAAATGAACAACCTCGGCCTCTTTCGGGAGC TTGTGGATGAGGTGTGGCACCAGCAGGCAGTGTtcaggctgctgcagctgataGAGCTCCCCCTACTGGAGAACTTATTGGAGGGCAAGGACACATCGCGGCCTCCGCTGCACGGCATGGACAGCGACCCAGACCTTTTGTACACATCAAGCTACCTGGACCGAGAAGTCCTCAAAGCCTTCAGCGAAGCACA GGCGGATGAGTGGCTGTCAAGGGCAGTGGACTGTCTGGAGTTGCTGCCTGATGAACTGGTGGTTGAAGTCAGTCGAGGATTGGCCGCTTGCACAAACGACTTAGTCCAGTGCAAGAGGCTCCTTTATGAGGTCCTGGCACAGCATTACAGGCACACACAACAACCGCCGCTGCTCAGCAACCACGTGTTCGACATTCACTCTGGCATCTCAGAGTTGCTTG TGAACGGCCATCGAGAGCAAGCTCTGGAAGCTCTGCAGCTGAGCCTGAAGCTGCAGGACTCGCGCAGCAGGGAGGAGCTACGCAGACTACTGAGATTCATGGCCACTGCAGCCAAGGTCCAGGAGGTGAAACTGCACAAAGAG ATTGAGAACAGAATGGCGGTGAAAAGGTCTTTCTCCAGTGCCATCGTCTACAGCAGACGACTCTCCAAAGGAAAGGTGGATCTGATGGTTTTGTTCATGGTGGATAATCACTGTGATCTTTTTAAG ATCCCGGTTTCGTTGCACAAGTTGGTCAGCGACAGAATAATCAATATCACCAAAGGCAAAGATCCAGACATGATGACAG GCTCGACATACTGCACAAGATTGAGTGCCAAGGTCTACtcagaaaatgcagaaaaaaccACCAAAGAGGAACTTCGGTCACTTTTGCGCACGGTCTACGAGAACCCGACACTCTCCATTAGAGAGAAGAGGCGGCTGCTGGGACAGTTTTATAAAGGACACCCGGAGATTTTTGTCCAGTACTTTGGAAACAGATTGTCCACTATAAACATGTtactacagtaa
- the qser1 gene encoding glutamine and serine-rich protein 1, protein MMDRTYPTSSFADSLAPPAQTVASWAYDRSTASIKPSPSYGAAHLDTEVLQRQSYTSTHQLPTYTTSHPPAAAGTLDSNSNSSETSIMSFLSAMESRSLQAGPVSASLLSPFRPPSWPAGTNSSTTELYLTGALPSAATFPSPASLSTYQHTGAYPPRSYATNPSLALQDPAFSTSTNGLFSHHDPLLHLKSNQTVLPTALAFNHLSAPVLGSTLPVQSSTYRSAQESAPHLLQPQFSLLPSTLPAPHGAPQPYAATVFSGSIERALQRECSVIKHHQRPSSSHAASEQMPNSEHSLPGYFGSGSEADVSYQQDPSHQTPVSCSPSTGIDSSQGVNGAPQPKTDSVTQTYSTTSVPKAKDCPAKLPPHPSGGEESGSHTQILTGASPERYSSPQQNHNSVISNQHSLHLPSLMSSSLSQTYVTPHTQSSPSSSTPDKLSSLYKSLPPLSSQSATVSQTLVYSTSSGLSQEQEVQYRAQVQGLCQGNLSNSYPTSHSQGPPHVTFTSQSQGQTSVTQSQSYATGQSLNQSLNSAYPPTCVRSLPASNSAQNYNLMQAPVGGKTHDALQQTQAQKYVFPAPQPTYSSAAQALRNNARSSIQDIKPTYSKHKLEELPMQDLEALQQASMEASAADNNLASHNVIYVVSKMEEHHKTQSVIRSNSRSDDHLMGLAHTQTEQVKDERMGLLSQQHIHLSGANGLDIASIKPANSNIISSHVPLSSEQLKQHHLQLKSPEPHQQNHQNHSQSQSQTPVPHTQFITVPSTQVLLEPNQMILLQQPIIHHGQNPSKVVSVQSSQPPQGLGPANVQYLQMDRELLGPTVTETHSQHGAVVSEQSSGCADSSKHHYSHSANQQSNDAKNHFALNSICFPESMLLADDRNILSNVDDILAATVAACGVTPQDFVKATSSAEAEMAVMASPVDSKGRFQTVDISNISPNFSSPQQIITNTNSHTLVMTLNGPQMATDHQGQSVHHSSSSEINTNGDGGRSENDYHLAGQVYDHSGLQSRGKVNAKCIKTEDSLMECPDGEDFPKKKVRSKSLTKPGGIEEDGGQARAAKRGTQVKRLNSRGSDVGSPSASHGVYDGCPQQERMRQKIREVEEKQPEVKTGFMGSFLDFIKSGPKQQYSPSPTRTINRPKKLISPSRPPPCPLPSLPPKLQTLPGPLISQECPGVSSQHKRLDEDLQKNLETLPTFSSDEEENTGKNQALRNSISSALSALDEASERKTRTDNPIPGLMMKQDQVANVPHAVKETCFPQVINNPQTTATATVTGGSVFASKDNSKEIALGQMAMQLMSVAIEGLTDEELSDSGGEGMYRERDEFVVRNEDIENLKVTMRTGIEPPAIWKVQKALLQKFVPEIRDGKRVFSATNSYLGYFGDAKTMYHRVYVKFLDTVNKREYVRVCSRKPRCKPMNSLRGVQVKTLLGLTANPSSVAPSQKPRPKHLKTRAEPPPKKRRKWKEEFSPTASGSSAEEGGEESDLNPSGPSASRFLNTRTMKETFKSFVELLISVALDEDVMTALERANDELLLPHMKRVDGMITDNRKRLLHKLHIGQVLKTALDSFPEISVVTELKKDGETPAFKVRLSGKAYNKKTMKPYKMNDKVPQEYTVDQQKTQWFSLYHSLQHYKYHTYLMCKDEIASLRVQAGDLGQEETVQKCLQNGAWVEGLFDRFGELINQVQQACQ, encoded by the exons TCCCAGTTATGGTGCAGCACATCTTGATACAGAGGTTCTCCAGCGGCAAAGCTACACCTCCACCCACCAGCTTCCCACCTACACTACATCACACcctcctgctgcagcag GAACACTTGACTCAAACAGCAACAGTTCTGAGACCTCAATCATGAGCTTCCTGTCAGCCATGGAATCCAGAAGCCTTCAGGCTGGTCCTGTTAGTGCTTCGCTGCTCTCACCGTTCAGACCACCTTCATGGCCTGCTG GTACAAACTCCTCCACCACAGAGCTGTACTTGACTGGTGCCCTGCCTTCTGCTGCCACTTTCCCCTCTCCTGCTTCTCTGTCGACCTATCAGCACACTGGTGCCTACCCCCCAAGGAGTTATGCTACCAACCCTTCCTTGGCTCTCCAGGATCCAGCCTTCAGCACTTCCACCAATGGCCTGTTTTCTCACCATGACCCTCTCCTGCATCTCAAATCTAATCAGACTGTGCTTCCCACTGCCCTGGCCTTCAATCATTTGTCTGCCCCTGTTTTGGGCTCCACTTTGCCTGTCCAGTCCTCCACTTACCGCTCAGCCCAGGAGTCTGCCCCCCATCTCCTTCAACCACAGTTCAGTCTGCTCCCTTCTACCTTGCCTGCCCCTCATGGTGCCCCGCAGCCCTACGCAGCGACAGTATTTTCAGGCTCTATTGAAAGAGCTCTTCAACGTGAATGTAGTGTGATCAAACACCACCAGAGGCCTTCTAGTAGCCACGCAGCCTCAGAGCAGATGCCCAATTCAGAGCACTCCTTACCTGGGTACTTTGGCTCTGGCAGTGAAGCTGATGTGTCCTACCAACAGGACCCTTCCCATCAGACTCCAGTGTCTTGTAGCCCTTCCACAGGAATAGATTCATCTCAAGGGGTCAATGGTGCTCCACAACCCAAAACAGACTCAGTTACTCAAACATATTCGACCACTTCAGTGCCAAAGGCGAAAGACTGCCCTGCCAAACTACCTCCACATCCATCTGGGGGTGAAGAGAGTGGCAGTCACACTCAGATCCTAACAGGAGCGTCTCCTGAGCGGTATTCCTCCCCACAACAGAATCATAATTCAGTGATTTCTAATCAGCACTCCCTCCACCTGCCTAGCCTAATGTCCAGCAGTCTGTCCCAAACGTATGtcactcctcacacacagtctTCACCCTCTAGTTCCACCCCAGACAAGCTGTCGTCCCTTTATAagtctctgcctcctctctctaGCCAGTCAGCGACTGTTAGTCAAACTCTTGTCTACTCCACCAGCTCCGGCCTGAGCCAGGAGCAAGAGGTCCAGTACAGAGCCCAAGTCCAGGGCTTGTGTCAGGGGAATCTCTCTAACAGTTACCCCACATCCCACTCTCAGGGTCCTCCACATGTGACATTTACGTCTCAATCACAGGGGCAAACCTCTGTGACTCAATCTCAGAGCTATGCCACAGGACAATCCCTTAACCAATCCCTCAACTCTGCTTACCCACCCACATGTGTTCGGAGTTTGCCTGCATCCAATTCTGCACAGAACTACAACCTCATGCAAGCCCCAGTGGGAGGTAAAACACATGATGCACTGCAACAGACACAGGcccaaaaatatgttttcccTGCACCACAGCCTACCTACTCTTCAGCTGCTCAAGCCTTACGAAACAATGCCAGATCCTCAATACAGGACATAAAGCCAACATATAGCAAACACAAACTAGAGGAGCTTCCCATGCAGGACCTAGAGGCTCTCCAGCAGGCGTCCATGGAGGCCTCTGCGGCAGATAATAACTTGGCATCACACAATGTCATCTATGTTGTTTCGAAAATGGAAGAGCATCACAAAACGCAAAGTGTTATCCGAAGCAATTCGCGTTCTGATGACCACCTCATGGGGCTGGCTcatacacagacagaacagGTGAAGGATGAAAGAATGGGTTTGCTGAGCCAACAGCATATTCATCTAAGCGGTGCTAATGGTCTGGATATTGCAAGCATAAAACCGGCAAACTCCAATATTATATCTTCACATGTACCTCTGAGCTCAGAGCAGCTCAAGCAGCACCATCTCCAGCTCAAGTCTCCTGAGCCGCATCAACAGAACCACCAGAATCACAGTCAGTCCCAGAGCCAGACCCCGGTACCCCACACTCAGTTTATCACCGTCCCGAGCACTCAGGTTCTCCTTGAGCCCAATCAGATGATTCTGCTTCAGCAGCCCATTATCCACCATGGTCAAAACCCTTCAAAGGTGGTGTCGGTGCAAAGTAGTCAACCGCCACAAGGTCTGGGCCCTGCTAATGTCCAATACCTTCAGATGGATCGGGAACTGCTTGGTCCCACTGTAACTGAGACCCACAGTCAGCATGGTGCAGTGGTGTCTGAACAGAGCTCAGGATGCGCGGATTCTTCCAAACACCATTACAGCCACTCGGCAAATCAGCAGTCAAATGATGCCAAGAACCACTTCGCTCTCAACTCCATTTGCTTCCCCGAATCCATGCTTCTTGCAGACgacagaaacattttgtcaaatgtcgATGACATTCTGGCGGCCACGGTCGCGGCCTGTGGCGTGACACCGCAAGACTTTGTCAAAGCTACATCTTCTGCCGAGGCTGAAATGGCTGTGATGGCAAGTCCTGTGGATTCTAAAGGGCGCTTCCAAACTGTGGATATAAGCAACATCTCGCCCAACTTCTCCTCTCCACAGCAAATCATCACCAACACCAACTCCCACACGTTAGTCATGACACTAAATGGACCTCAGATGGCCACAGACCATCAGGGTCAGTCTGTCCACCACAGCAGCAGTTCTGAAATCAACACAAATGGAGATGGAGGACGCTCTGAGAATGATTATCACTTAGCTGGGCAGGTGTATGACCACTCAGGTCTACAGAGCAGAGGCAAAGTGAATGCCAAGTGTATTAAAACAGAGGACAGCCTTATGGAGTGCCCTGATGGAGAAGACTTTCCCAAAAAAAAGGTTCGCTCCAAGTCCTTGACCAAACCTGGTGGTATTGAGGAGGACGGTGGGCAGGCCAGAGCGGCCAAGCGCGGCACGCAAGTAAAACGGCTAAACTCCAGGGGTAGTGACGTCGGCTCGCCATCTGCTTCACACGGTGTATATGATGGTTGTCCACAGCAAGAGAGAATGAGGCAGAAGATCCGTGAAGTGGAAGAGAAACAGCCAGAGGTCAAAACCGGCTTCATGGGCTCCTTCCTAGACTTCATCAAATCTGGCCCCAAACAGCAGTACTCTCCAAGTCCCACACGAACTATCAATCGACCCAAGAAGCTGATCAGCCCGTCCAGACCTCCGCCGTGTCCTTTACCATCTTTGCCGCCCAAACTTCAGACTCTGCCAGGGCCCTTGATTTCCCAGGAGTGTCCGGGAGTGAGTTCTCAGCACAAACGTCTGGATGAAGATCTGCAAAAGAACTTGGAGACGCTGCCGACATTCAGCTCAGATGAAGAGGAGAACACTGGGAAGAACCAGGCCCTGAGGAACAGCATCAGCTCAGCTCTCTCAGCTCTGGACGAGGCTTCAGAAAGGAAAACCAGAACAg ATAACCCAATCCCTGGTTTGATGATGAAACAAGACCAAGTTGCCAACGTGCCACATGCTGTCAAAGAGACGTGTTTCCCACAGGTGATCAATAATCCACAAACAACAGCGACAGCCACGGTCACGGGAGGCTCTGTGTTTGCTTCCAAAGACAACTCCAAAGAGATCGCGCTAGGCCAGATGGCTATGCAGCTGATGAGTGTGGCTATCGAGGGACTGACTGACGAGGAGCTGTCTGACAGCGGAGGGGAGGGAATGTACCGGGAGAGGGACGAGTTTGTTGTCAGGAATGAGGACATTGAAAACTTAAAG GTGACCATGAGGACAGGGATTGAGCCTCCGGCCATCTGGAAAGTCCAGAAGGCTCTGCTGCAGAAATTTGTGCCTGAAATCAGAGATGGAAAGAGAGTCTTCTCAGCCACAAACAGT tatcttGGATACTTTGGTGATGCGAAGACCATGTACCATCGGGTTTACGTGAAGTTCTTGGACACTGTCAACAAAAGGGAGTATGTACGAGTTTGTAGTCGGAAGCCACGTTGCAAGCCCATGAACTCACTAAG GGGGGTTCAGGTGAAGACTTTGCTGGGTTTGACAGCCAACCCCTCGTCCGTCGCCCCGAGTCAAAAGCCCCGACCCAAACACCTGAAGACGAGGGCTGAGCCGCCAcccaagaagaggaggaaatggaaGGAGGAGTTCTCACCGACCGCCTCAGGATCATCTGCAGAGGAAGGTGGTGAAGAAAGTG ATTTAAACCCTTCTGGGCCGTCTGCTTCGCGGTTCCTCAACACGCGGACCATGAAGGAGACGTTCAAGAGTTTTGTGGAACTGCTCATCAGTGTTGCCTTAGATGAAGATGTGATGACGGCACTTGAGAGGGCAAACG ATGAGTTGCTGCTACCACATATGAAACGAGTGGACGGGATGATCACTGACAACCGGAAGCGTCTGCTTCACAAACTGCACATTGGTCAAGTCCTAAAG ACGGCTTTAGACAGCTTCCCAGAGATCTCGGTGGTCACTGAACTGAAGAAGGACGGAGAGACGCCAGCCTTCAAGGTGCGTCTCAGTGGGAAGGCCTACAACAAGAAGACCATGAAGCCCTACAAGATGAACGACAAAGTGCCACAA GAGTACACAGTGGACCAGCAGAAAACTCAGTGGTTCTCTCTGTACCACTCTTTGCAGCATTACAAGTACCACACATACCTCATGTGTAAGGACGAG ATCGCATCTCTCCGTGTGCAGGCAGGTGATCTGGGGCAGGAGGAGACTGTACAGAAGTGTCTGCAGAACGGCGCTTGGGTAGAGGGGCTGTTTGATCGCTTCGGAGAGCTAATAAATCAGGTGCAGCAGGCCTGCCAATGA